The nucleotide window GGGACCTCGGTCCCGAGGGCATGGCCCGCAGCGTGCTGGTGGTGGCCACCTCGGACAAGAGTCCGCTCATCCGCATGCGCGCCGCCTACGCAGCCACCGCCGTAGCCGAATTTTTCCGCGACCAGGGCAAGGACGTGCTGCTCATGATGGACTCGGTCACCCGATTCGCCATGGCCGGGCGCGAAGTCGGGTTGGCCGCAGGGGAACCGCCCACCCGCGGCGGCTACACCCCATCGGTGTTCGCCCACCTGCCCCAGCTCCTGGAACGGGCGGGCAAGAGCCGCAAGGGGACCATCACCGGCATCTACACCGTGCTCGTGGACGGCGACGACTTCACCGAACCCATCGCCGACTCCACCCGGTCCATCCTGGACGGCCACATCGTGCTCACCCGCGAGCTGGCCGACCTCGGCCACTACCCGGCCATCGACGTGCTCAAGTCCATCAGCCGACTGCGCTCGGACATCACCTCGAAACAGGTCCAGACCGACGGCCGCGCCCTGCTCCGGCACATGGCCACCTTCAAGCGGGTGGAAGACATGGTCAACATCGGCGCATACCAGAAGGGCGCCAACCCCGAGGTGGACAAGGCCATCAAGATGGTCGGGCCCATCAACCGCTTCCTGCGCCAGCTGGTATCGGAACAGGAATCCCTGCAGGGCGCGTTCGACGCCATGCATGAACTGGTGGGAGAGGAAGCCGAGCAGCCGCAGTCGCCGCAGCAGCCGCAACAGGCCGCACCCAGGAAAGGGCCGACCATGGCCAAATCCCCAGCCGATCTGAAAATGAAAGTGGGTTAAACGGCCCGCGCCGGATGCCGCCCCGCCTCCCTACCGGGAGAGGAGCTTCTTCATGGCCAGCAGTTCGTCGCGAATCTCGAGCAGGATGTCGCTGTTCTCGCTGGAGTGCATCTTCCGCTTTGCGCCTTCGATGGTCAGCCCCTCGTCATAGAGAAGCCGCTTTATCTCGCGGATGACCTCAAGATTCTCCTCGGTATACAGCCGCTGCCCGCTCTCGGTGCGGTAGGGCTCGATCTCGTCGAATTCCCCTTCCCAGAACCGGAGCACGTAGGTCTTGACGCCGAGCAGGCGCGCGGCCTCGCCGATGCGGTATGTTTTGAAATCCTGAAGTTCACCCATCCCGAATGCTTACCAAATCGAGTAAGCGCCTTCAACACGTTTACCTGAAAACCCGGTCTTCGAACAAAAAAGGCCCCGCTCCTGTCGGAGCGGGGCCTTCCAATTCGTTTGTCCACGCGATCTAGAAATGAACCGGCAGGTTCTTTTCCAGTGCTTCGAGGACCCTCTTGTGTTCCTTGTCCACCTGCTTGTCCTTGAGGGTCTTGGTGGGCGAACGGTAGGTCAGGCGGAAGGAGAGGTTGCGCTCCTGTTCCTGCCCTTCGGGCACGAACTCGGCCACCAGCTCCACGGACTCCAGGATGCCGATCCCGGTGTCCAGGATGGCCTTGCGGATGGCGGCGGCGGACAGGGTCATGGGCCCGATGACCGTCACGTCGCGACGACTGGGCGGGAAGACCGGCAGCGGCGCAAACTCGATTCGGTGCGCGGCGACCAGTTCGCGAAGAACGTCCAGGTCGAGGTCGGCCAGCCAGACATCCTTGCGGGCGTGGTAATAATCGCCGATATCCGCCTTGACCCGGCCTATGAATCCGACCGCGGTCTCACCCACCGCCACCTGCACGCAGGGCTCGCAATAGGCGTGCTCCCCGGCCAGGGTGAAGGACGGGATTTCCAGCTTGAGGCTGTCCTCGATGAGGTTTTCCACGTGCCCCTTGATGTCCAGGTAGTCCGCGTCATCATCGCCCCACGGCCATTCCTGCGCGTGGCGCGGGCCGTACAGCAGGATGCCGAGGCGGTTGAACTCGCGGGTCTCGGTTTCGGACTCGCTGTCGGCCACGAACCGCTTGGCCACCTCGAAGACGCGGATATGATTGTTGCCCTGGGCCAGGTTGTGCTTGAGCGTGTTGAGCAGGCCCGGGGCCAGGTCGGTGCGCATGACGTTCTGGTCGGCGGACAGGGGATTGGCGATGAACACGCGCCCCTCTGCGGGCAGGTTCAGCCGGTCCAGATCGTCGGAGCCGACAAAGGAATAATTGATGGCCTCGTTCAGGCCCACGCCTGCGCCCCAGGTCTTGATGCGTTGGAGAAAGGCGTACTCGGAGCCGCCGGACACGGTTTCCAGCGACTTGGCCACCTTGGGCAGCACAGCCGGGATTCGATCCAGGCCGTAGACGCGGCCAACCTCTTCATAGAGGTCCACCTCGCGCTCCAGGTCCAGCCGATGGGACGGGGACTTCACGGTCCAGTTGGCCGCATCGGAATCGTCCACGGTGCATCCCTCGCCCTCAAAGACCTTCCTGGCGAAATCCGGTTCCAGGTCAAGGCCGAGCAGCCGCATGCAGCGGTCATGGCGGTAACCGTGGGAACGGTCCTGCCACGGCTTGGGCTCGTTGGTGACCACGCCCCTGGAAACGGTGCCGCCCGAGGTCTCGGCCATGAGCTGGGCCGCGCGATCTATGCAGAAACGGTTGAGCTGCTGGTCCACGCCTCGTTCGAAGCGGTAGGATGCGTCGGACGGCAGAGCCAGTCGGCGCGCGGTCTTTCGGATGGTGCCCGGGCGGAAGACTGCGGCCTCCAGGAGAACGTTCGTGGACCCGGCGTGCATCTCGGTGTTGGCGCCGCCCATGACGCCGGCCAGCCCCACGGGCCGCTTGCCGTCCCAGATGAGCAGGTCGTTGGCGGTGAGCACGCGCTCCGCGTTGTCCAGGGTGGTGAACTTCATGCCGTCCTGAGCCGGGGCCACGCGGAGGGTCGCGTCCTCGACGAGGTCGAGGTCATACGAGTGCATGGGCTGGCCCAGTTCGAACATCACGTAGTTGGTCACGTCGACGATGTTGGAAATGGGACGCTGGCCCAGGGACAAGAGCTTGAAACGCATCCAGTCCGGGGCCTTGCGGGTCTCCACTCCCTTGATGACGCGGCCGTTGAAAAGCGGGCACAGTTCGGGGTCGTCAATAAGAATCTTGATCTCGTCGGCCGCATTCCCGCCCGCTTCCACAAGGTTCAGCTCGGGCATGGTCAGGGGCAGGTCGAAGGCCAGCGCGGTCTCGCGGGCGAAACCGAGGATGGACAGACAGTCCGCACGGTTGGGCGTGATGTCGAAGTCGAAGACCACGCGCTCCAGCCCCAGGACGTCCGCCAGCTTGTCGCCGGGCTTGAAGGAGTCGTCCAGGACCCAGATGCCCTCGTGGTCGTCGGAGAAGCCCAGCTCGCGCTCGGAGCAGATCATGCCGAAAGACTTGACGCCCCGCAGCTTGGCCTTCTTGATCTTCATGCCGTCGGGCATGGTCGTGCCGACCTGCGCCACCGGGACCTTCTGACCCTTGGCCACGTTGGGAGCGCCGCACACGATGGTCAACGTCTCGGGACCGTTCACGTCCACGGTGCAGACCGAAAGATGGTCCGACTCGGGGTGCGTTTCGCACTCGACCACATAACCGACCACGATATCCTTGATGCCCTCGAAGGGATCGTCGATGCCTTCGAGTTCGAGACCGAGCATGGTGAGCTTGTCGCCCAACACCTGAATGTCTCCCTCGTAGGGAACGAACTCCCGCAACCAATTCAAGCTAACTAACATTGCACTACCGTAATCGGTGAAAAGTTATGAAAAACGGCCCGGCGCACTCCGGCGGAGCAGGCCGGGCCGTGAGTAATCTTAAGCAAACTGTTCCAGGAACCGGACGTCGTTCTCAAAGAACATGCGCAGGTCGCCGATGCCGTACTTGAGCATGGCAACGCGCTCGATGCCCAGCCCGAAGGCGAAGCCCGTGTAGACTTCCGGGTCGTAGCCCACGGACTTGAAGACGTTGGGATCGACCATGCCGCAGCCCAAGATCTCGACCCAGCCCGTGCCCTTGCAGACGCGGCAGGTCGTGCCGCCGGTCTCGCCCTTGCCGCCGCACATGACGCAGGAGATGTCCACTTCGGCGGAAGGCTCGGTAAAGGGGAAGAAGCTCGGGCGAAAACGCACGTCGGTCTTGGCCCCGAATATCTTGCGCACGAATATGGTCAGGGTGCCGCGCAGGTCGGCCATGGACACGTGGTGATCGACCAACAATCCCTCGATCTGGTGGAACATGGGGGTGTGGGTCAGGTCGGAGTCGCGGCGGTAGACCTTGCCGGGCGCGATGACGGCCACGGGAGGCTGCTGCTTGAGCATGGACCTGATCTGCATGCCCGAGGTGTGGGTCCTGAGCACGATGTTGTCCGAGACGTACAGGGTGTCCTGCATGTCGCGGGCCGGATGCTCCTGGGGAATGTTCAGCGCCTCGAAGTTGTGCCAGTCGTTCTCCACTTCCGGTCCGGCCGCGTGCTCGAAGCCCAGGCCGGTGAGAACGTTGCAGACTTCCTCCATGACCAGGGTCACGGGGTGCAGGGAACCTGCCCAGGGCCTGCGGCCCGGCATGGAGGGATCGAACTTGGAAAGCGCCTGGCTCGCCTCGGCGGCGTTGAGCTCGGCCTCCCAGGAGTCGATGAGCGCGGTGATCCGCTGCTTGACCTCGTTGGCCTTCTTGCCGCCCGCGGGCTTGTCGCTGTTGTCGAGCCTGCCGAGCTGGCCCATGAGACCGGCCAGCTTGCCCTTGCGGCCCAGGAACTCGATGCGCAGTTCCTCCAGCTCCTTCAACGAACAAGCCTGGCCCTTGCGCGATGCGCAATCCTGGGCCAGGCTGTCGAGTCCTTCCAGGAAGGACTTCAATTCATTACTCACAATTTAGCTCACTTTGGCTTTTGCGGCCTCTGCGATTTTAGCGAACACCTGAGGATCACGGACCGCCATGTCGGCCAGAACCTTGCGGTTCAGCTCGATGCCGGCCAGCTTCAGGCCGTTCATCAGACGGCTGTAGGACAGGCCGTTGAGACGGGCGGCTGCGTTGATGCGCATGATCCACAGCTTGCGGAATTCGCGCTTCTTGCGCTTGCGATCGCGATATGCATTGCAAAGGGCCTTCTCGACGCGCTCACGCGCGGTACGGTACAGGCGGGAGCCCGCTCCGCGATAGCCCTTGGCCATCTTCAAATACTTTTTGTGACGCCGCTTGGCGGCTACACCGCGTTTAACTCTCATGGTTAAACCTCCATCTTTGTTACCTCCCGGGCCGGACGGACTCCCCCAGCGAGGCAGATTCTATAGGTTACTGAAACAATCAACGGGCCTTGGTCTGAAGCCAGGCCGGACAAGCGTGCGGGGGCTGCCCCGCTTTCCATACGCTGCCGGCGGGCGTGTATCAGATCAAACTAACCGTTGGGCAACTGACGACGAACAGCCTTCATGTTGGCACTGTCCACGGTGGTGGACTGGCCCAGGCGACGCTTCCTCTTCGCATTCTTCTTGGTCAGAATGTGACGGAGGTTTTTGCGGCGACGCTTGAACTTGCCGGTCGCGGTCTTGGAGAACCGCTTGGCTGCTGCGCGACGGGTTTTGATCTTGGGCATAATTACTCCTGTTAGGATATGGGGATGGTTCCCCTTAAGCCGGACAACCGGCTATTTTTTCACCGGAGCAAGCATCATCGTCATGGTCCGTCCCTCAGACATGGGCTTGCTCTCGACTTTTGCTATATCCTGCGTATCCTCCACGACCCTATCGAGCATCATGAGCCCGCGGTCCTTGTGGACGATCTCGCGACCCCGGAAGAAGATGGTCACCTTGCAGCGGTCACCGTCATCCAGGAATTTAACTATCTTTTTGAGCTTGGTCTGGTAATCGTGCTCATCGGTTTTGGGCCGGAACTTGACTTCCTTGATCTTGATGACGGTCTGTTTCTTCTTGGCTTCCTGCAGCTTCTTCTGCTGCTGGTACTTGAACTTACCATAATCCATGATCTTGCAAACCGGCGGGTCGGCGTTGGGCGCGACCTCCACGAGATCGAGACCCTTCTCGCGCGCACGATCCAGTGCGTCACGAGTCACCATGACTCCCAGCTGTTCGCCGTCGTCGTCCACTACACGCACCTTGGGGATGCGAATCCTCTCGTTACGCCGGACGTCATCTCGTCTCTGACCCCGGCGATCGTTACCCCGAAAAGCTATAGCTCATTCCTCCTGCTTCGAAAGGAGCCCTTGCAGCATCCAAAATGAGCTGCGCGGCCTCTTCCAGTGTCACCATCCCGGGGTCATCTCCGTCGCGAAAACGGATATTGACACACCCGGCATCAACCTCTTTATCACCGATTACCAACATAAACGGAATTTTCTCAACCTGAGCTTCCCGTATCTTGTATCCAAGTTTCTCGTTGCGGTTATCCGCGTCGATACGGATGCCCCTGGCAAGGAAGAAAGCCTCGGCTTTCTTCATGAAATCAAGCTGCGCGTCGGTCACGTTCAGCAGACGCGCCTGCACCGGGGCCAGCCAAACAGGATACGCACCTGCACAGTGCTCCGTCAAGACGCCGATGAAGCGTTCGATGGAGCCGAGCATGGCGCGATGGATCATGACCGGCCGGTGCCTTTCACCGTCCTCGCCGACATATACTATGTCAAAGCGCTCTGGCAAGGTGAAATCCACCTGGATCGTGCCGCACTGCCAGGAACGGCCGATGGAATCGCGCAGGTGGAAGTCGATCTTGGGACCGTAGAAGGCTCCGTCGCCCTCGTTGATCTGATAGGCCATGCCGGATTTGTCCAGCGCCTGGCGCAGTCCCTCGGTGGCCACCTCCCAGTCCTCGTCGGAGCCGATGGACTTCTCGGGGCGGGTGGACAGCTCCACGTCGAACTCGTAGTCGAACAGGGCGTAGATGTCCTGGTAGAACTTGATCAGGTCGAGGATTTCCTCCTCCACCTGGTCGGGGCGGCAGATCAGGTGCGCGTCGTCCTGGGTGAAGGTGCGCACGCGCATCAACCCGTGCAGCACGCCGGATTTCTCATGGCGGTGGACCACGCCCAGCTCGAAGTAGCGCTGAGGCAGGTCGCGGTAGCTCATGATCTTTCTTTTATAGATGATCATGTGCGCCAGGCAGTTCATGGGCTTGATGCCGTAGGCCTGGTCGTCGATCTCCGTGAAATACATGTTTTCGCGGTAATTGTCGTAGTGGCCGGACTTCTCCCACAGCTCGCGCTTGAGGATCAGCGGACCCTGCACGAGATTGTAGCCGCGCTTGAGGTGTTCCTTGCGCTCGAAGTCCTCGAGGATGGCCCGCAGCAGCATGCCGCGCGGGTGCCACAGAGACATGCCCGGGCCGATCTCGTCGGAGAAGGAGAACAGGTCGAGCTGCTTGCCGAGCTTGCGGTGGTCGCGCTTCTTGGCCTCTTCCAAACGGGCCAGGTGCTTCTTGAGCGCCTTGGGATCGTTCCAGGCCGTGCCGTAGATGCGCTGGAGCTGCTTGTTCTTCTCGTCGCCGCGCCAGTAGGCCCCGGCCACGGACAGGAGCTTGAAGGCCTTGATCTGACCGGTGCGGGCCACGTGCGGGCCGCGGCACAGGTCGGCGAACTCGCCGTGGGTGTAGACGGAGAAATCGTCGCCGCCCAGGTCGTCCATGATCTCGGGCTTGTAGTCCTCGCCCATGGACTCGAAGAGCTTCACGGCGTCGGCCTTGCACATGACGGAACGGGCGAACTCCTTGTTCGCGCCCACCGAGGAGAGCATTTCCTTCTCGATGGCTTCCAGGTCCTCGGGCGTGAACGGGCGCTCGTAATCGAAATCGTAGTAGAACCCGTCCTTGATGGCCGGGCCGATGGTCACCCTGGCGGTGGGAAAGAGCTTCTTGACGGCCTCGGCCATGAGGTGGGCCGCAGAGTGACGGATGATGTCCAGCCCCTCTTCGGAATCCTCGAAGACGGGCTCGATGGCAGTGCAGGTGTCGGTGACGGTTGCGGACAGGTCCAGGACGGTGTCGCCGCACCGGGCGGCCACGGCCTTCTTGAACTGCTTCTTGGACAGGCCCTCTTGAAGGGCGTCGGCGCAACTTGCACCGTCGGCCAATTCAACCTGGTTGCCAGCGACTTCGATCTGCACTTTGTTACTCCTTCATCCCGCCAACATGCCGGGACCACTAAAGAATGAAAGGGAGGCCACTTGGCCTCCCTTCCGGGGATGTTCTGGTAGGCGCGGAGGGATTTGAACCCACGACCCTTTGCACGTCAAGCAAATGCTCTCCCCCTGAGCTACGCGCCTTCTCGTCGAAGCGGAGTGAATAACTATATGGACCCCGGTTGGTTGTCAAGCACGAGGTGAGAGTTTTTTAGTTTTTTTCACTGCCGGGCAAACTGACTATCCCCGAAAGAGGATTCCAGCCTGTCCCCACCATGAAAACAGGCAGGCAATCCGGACATTGTTTATCGAAGCATGCTAATTTTCTTCATCATTTCTCACCACAGCCAATAAGGATTCTCAACGATGCCCGAATTGTCTAAAGCCCAACGGATCGACGCCATTGTGGACACCCGGCTGAACAGTGGGAACTATCGTCACGAAATAGCCCGGTTCGTTGAGCCCGGATCGACCAATATACTTTAATATGGCTTCGGGAACGCATCCCTCCTGCTCGGCCTGCGCCGAGACAAGCAATGCAAAGGCATATATGGTGTCGAGATCAACCCTACTGCCATAGAGAGGGTTGATGACCTGCTGGACAAGACCTGGCTCATCGACCTCAACAAACACGACGCCTGGCTCGAGGAGGAATACGAGGGATTCTTCAATTACATCCTCGCCCCCATGTCTATGGAGCACACCTACGATCCCTGGTATGTGCTCAAGAAGTTCAGCAAATATCTGGCCCCCGGCGGCAAGCTCGTCGTCCAGACCCCCAACGTCCAATGCTGGGAAACCATCTACCGTCTGTTATCGGGCGACTTCCCCTACGTTTCGGGTGGAACCTGGGATTACAGCCACATCCGATGGTACACTCTCAAAAGCTGGATCGACATCGGCTTCGTCGCCGGATTCAACGTGATCTCCATGCTGCCGCAGATTGCAGGCAACCCCGACCTCAGCCATCTGGAAAAACGAAAAGAAATCAAAACACTGCGCCTCCCACCGCCGGAGACGAAATCCAACTACCAGCCCATCGACATCGTCATGCCCGTGGATATCAAGCCGATCTACAACCTCTTTCTGGCCCACGCCTTCGTGCTGCTGCTGGAAAAAGACCGAGACCCCGAGGACTATGACCCCACGCCTGCGGGTGGCTATCTTGAGTCCTACCGACTGAACACGCCGAACTTCCTGGCGGACATAGCGGCCCTGGCCGCCCACCCTATCGTTCCCAGTTCCTTCTCCACTGTCCGCAAAAAAGCCGTCACAGTGGCGGAAACACTTAAAATGAAAGCAGGCAAAAAGGAATAAATCTCAGCGAATCGCAAAATCGGCCCGGCCCGCTCATGCGGATCGGGCCGTCTTCTTCGGACATCACCAGCCACGACTCAATGGCCGCAGTCCTTCCCGGTCGTCCTGCGAAGCCGCGTGCAGGGCCCCGCCATGGATGCTTCTCTGCCTGTGCGCATCAGGCCTTTCGTCCGGCCATCAGCAGTCCTTTGCGACGCTTGCCCGCCGGGCAGGACAGGATGTCCGTGAAGCCCGCTTTCAGCAATGCGCCCTCCAAGTGATCCTTCCCTATGAAATGCGACTTGTAGCCGCTGACCCGGGTAATGAACTGCACCACGGCGGTATAGTTCGGGTCCAGGTCCCCGGCAACGTTCAAGTGATGGGAAACGAACCAGCCCCCCGGCTTCAGGGATTCGTACAACATCCGAGCGACTCCCTCCAGGTCATCCACAAACCCGTAGAGGACATGGGAGGCCAGGGCAAGGTCATAACGATCCGCACCCAACCGTTCAAGGCGCAAATCCATACCCACGGGCTTCAGACGTCCGCCCAGTTCACGTTTCTCTATCCGTCCGCCCACGGCCTCGGCCACGTGGGGCAGGTCCAGCAATTCCCCGGTCATGCCCGGGTAATTTTCCAGCAGGGACATGGAGAGCTCACCATGGTTGCCGCCGATATCGCACAACATCCCGGACTCATTCAGATCGGGCAGCGTCCGAACCAGGGCCAAGGTGTCCTGCAGCCCGCCCAGACGCGCATGCTGGAGCGTTCCGGTCATGGAGTCCTCGGAACCCCATCCGTCGTCCACTTCCTCGCGCATGTCGGACTCGCCCCGCAACAACCTCCCGAGATTCAGCGTCACAAAATCGTTGAACCGCGATTGTAATTCCAGCGCCTTGCCCTGGTAAAAGGGAGACGTGGAGACCAGGTGTTCACCGGCAACCAGTGAATTGGCGTAACCGGTCGGACCGGACACCACCAACTGCATACCGGCGAGCAGCTCCAGCAGCGCCTCGGTCGGTTCTTCCTCAAGGCCGAGTTTCCCGGCCACCGCCGCAGCGGTCAGCGGCCCCTGCTCCAGGGAATCGAACAGCCCCATGCGGGCGCTGTCCATAATGGCGCTGAAACCCACGCCCTGCATCAGCATCGTCTCAACAAAGGAAAAATCGCTTTTCGGGGTTTGCATCTGCAACCTCCTTGTACTGATTGTTCGAGTCATTCCAGATAGGAATCCATCCAGACATGCATCTGCCTACAGAATCCCTCAATCACTCCAAACCGCTCAGTGTCCAAGGCCGCCAGGTATTGCAGAAAGTCCCTGTCATGATCCATGTGGAACTCCATGTGCCTCTCATGGGCCATCCGCCCCTTTTCCGTCACCGTCACCAACATTCTTGAACGTTTCTCCGGGTCAGGCTCCTTTTGGACAAATCCCCGCTCCGCCAGTTTGCCCACCATCTGAGACGAGGCCCCCTTGGTGGTGCCGAAGGCATCGCCCAGTTCCGTGACCCCGACCGGTCCGTTTTTCGCCACCCAACTGACGGCATGAATTTCAGCAGGGAAAAGCGTTTCATCGGGGGCGACCGTCAGGGGGGACTTGCTCACTCGGACATATTTTTCCAGAACAAACCCTAAACTTGAGAAAAGGCGTTGCATTTCCGGTGTAATTTTCATGACCTATTAGTATAGCAGCTAAACCAATTAGTCAAGCAACTAAACAACTTTTCGATGCAACAAAGAAGCCGCCCTTCAGGCGGCTTGTCTTCCCATACGGAGAATCAAGGCTTCAGCCCATCCGCTCCAACGCTTCACGCGCCAAATCCCCTACCGTCAGGTCGACGATTTCGCCGTCCCGAAAGGTGCGGATTTCGTTCCCGTCGTCCCTGAGGGCCTCCAGCCCGGGCTTGGCCGCCCGCGCCTTGATCAGGCCCAGGGTCCAGGCCGCGTAGGCGCGGTTGTGCGCGTCCTCGTCGTCCAGCCCTGCAATCAGGAAGCGTTCGCTGGGGGCGACCAGTTCAGGGCGCGCGCCCGCCAACCGGGCCAGGCCCCAGTAGACGTCGCGGCGCAATTCCGGATGGTCCAGGAAGTTGCCGTCGCACTTCTCGTCGCAGAAAATGTAGGAAGACAGTATCTTGTGGAATTCCTTGGCCACGCGATCGTTGCGCACCATGGCCTCGGCCATGAAATGGGGAATTCCCCAGCCCAGGTTGCCGGACTCCTCGTTCATGTACCACATGAGCGTGCGCATGAGCACACGCGCCTTTTCCATGGACGCGCGGGCAAGACGGTCGGCGGTCAGGCCAAAGGCCGTGACCGAACGCCAACGCACCTCCTCGGCCTTGTCCAGACGGAGGTTGAGCAGGGGCGCGACCAGATCACCGGGACGACAGGCCTCGAGTTCGTCGAGCCTGTCCCGCCAGTCGGAAGCGGAAAGTATTTCGCGGACCTGTTTTTTCGTTCTGCGGAAACGGGACATGGTAGCTCCTTGGGCAAATAAAAGGGGGCCGTCAGCTGACGGCCCCCTCATAATAATCACGATTTGCGCGTTCGCAACAGGAACGAATCCTATTTATTGTTTTCCTCGACTTCCTTCTTGAAGTCCTCGAGCACCTCGAAGCCGGACTCCTCGGCCTTCCGGATGCACACGGCGGCATCGGCCCAATCACCGTTGTGGGCATCGATGATGGCCTTGTTGTTCCAGGCCGGGCCGAAGTTGGGCTGCCTCTCCAGGAGCACCTTGAGAATCTTGTCCGCCTCCTCGTAGTCGCCCATGGTGATGAGCAGAGTGGACATGGTGGCCTGTGCCTGAGCGAATTCCGGGTCCAGCTTGAGCGCCTTCTTGAGCGCCTTGTGCGCCTTGTCATGCTCGCCGAGCTGCATGTAGACGAAGCCGATGTTGCCCCAGGGCACGGCAAAGAAAGGCCGCTGCTGGGTGGCCTGGACATTGTAGTTCAGGCAGGACTCCATGTCGTCGCGCTGCAGGGCGATGCCGCCCAGTTGCACGTAGCCCTCGGCCATGCGCGGGGAATGGGCCACGGCGTCCAGGAACTCGCGCTCGGCTTCCACGAAGTCGCGGCGGGTCAGGTAGGCCACGCCGAGATTGTAGTGGGTGTTGCCACAGGTGGGATTGACTTCCAGCTTGCCCTTGAGATCGGCAATGTACTCGTCGATATTGTCGAATTGTTCCATGTCGCTATCCTTGATCTATGGCTCAACGCCGTGTTTCTTGCAATGTTCCGCGTACCAGAGGCAAAAATCGAATACGGGACGGACCTTCTCGAAGTTCATGACCATCATGACGTTGAACTCGTTGACCTGGTCGATGTACTCCTGGTTCGTATTCCGGCCCGATTCCCGGATGAACAGCTGGGTCAGCTCCGCCTGGGTGTAACCGGTCTTGTCCTTGCGGATGTCGATGGGGTCGAACGGGGCCGCGAACGGGTCCCACTTGTCATACCCCATGCGGTCCACGAACCGGCGACGCCGGGGGGACATCTTCTCGTACATATACCGCTTGCGGTCGGCGATCTCCTCGTCGGAGAGATCTTCATAGTTGATATTGTCCGTCATGCTATTTTTTCCCGCCGCCGAGCACGATGGATTCGCCGCAGGACTCGCAGGCGGCCTTGGACTGGGTGCAGCTCGCGCATGCCTCGGACTTGGGCGCTTCCGGCTCTTTCCGGGCCGTGGCGGCCATGGCCTCCACAGCCTCCTTGCCGAGTTCCCGTTCAGCGTGTTCCCTGGGCACCGTCAGCTTGGCGCCGCCGCCCACGCCGAGATATTCCGCGTCGTACTCGGTGACGACGGCCATGGAGACCGGCAGCAGGATTTCGCCCAGCTCCTTGTACTTGGAGCCGATGCCTTCCTTGAGCTCGCGCCCGATGTTCAGCAGCTTGTCCAGGATGATGTCCATGTTCACGGTGGGGTATTTCTCGCCGCCCTTGAAACCGGACTTGCCGCACACGTGGGGTTCGCCGCCGATGGAGGTGGGCACGCCGTACAACCGGCAGGTGATGGGCCGGTGCTCGTAGATGG belongs to Pseudodesulfovibrio portus and includes:
- a CDS encoding methyltransferase domain-containing protein; translation: MQTPKSDFSFVETMLMQGVGFSAIMDSARMGLFDSLEQGPLTAAAVAGKLGLEEEPTEALLELLAGMQLVVSGPTGYANSLVAGEHLVSTSPFYQGKALELQSRFNDFVTLNLGRLLRGESDMREEVDDGWGSEDSMTGTLQHARLGGLQDTLALVRTLPDLNESGMLCDIGGNHGELSMSLLENYPGMTGELLDLPHVAEAVGGRIEKRELGGRLKPVGMDLRLERLGADRYDLALASHVLYGFVDDLEGVARMLYESLKPGGWFVSHHLNVAGDLDPNYTAVVQFITRVSGYKSHFIGKDHLEGALLKAGFTDILSCPAGKRRKGLLMAGRKA
- a CDS encoding YkgJ family cysteine cluster protein, with amino-acid sequence MALDFTEYFEKYEAVVAEVESVFKRFENDVPDLVKCGKGCSDCCYALFDVTLVEAMYINAKFNEKFSGLERSSIMDRADKADRQIHKLKRKVYMATQKGAPTSEILMEVAKARVRCPMLDDNDLCSIYEHRPITCRLYGVPTSIGGEPHVCGKSGFKGGEKYPTVNMDIILDKLLNIGRELKEGIGSKYKELGEILLPVSMAVVTEYDAEYLGVGGGAKLTVPREHAERELGKEAVEAMAATARKEPEAPKSEACASCTQSKAACESCGESIVLGGGKK
- the thrS gene encoding threonine--tRNA ligase, producing MQIEVAGNQVELADGASCADALQEGLSKKQFKKAVAARCGDTVLDLSATVTDTCTAIEPVFEDSEEGLDIIRHSAAHLMAEAVKKLFPTARVTIGPAIKDGFYYDFDYERPFTPEDLEAIEKEMLSSVGANKEFARSVMCKADAVKLFESMGEDYKPEIMDDLGGDDFSVYTHGEFADLCRGPHVARTGQIKAFKLLSVAGAYWRGDEKNKQLQRIYGTAWNDPKALKKHLARLEEAKKRDHRKLGKQLDLFSFSDEIGPGMSLWHPRGMLLRAILEDFERKEHLKRGYNLVQGPLILKRELWEKSGHYDNYRENMYFTEIDDQAYGIKPMNCLAHMIIYKRKIMSYRDLPQRYFELGVVHRHEKSGVLHGLMRVRTFTQDDAHLICRPDQVEEEILDLIKFYQDIYALFDYEFDVELSTRPEKSIGSDEDWEVATEGLRQALDKSGMAYQINEGDGAFYGPKIDFHLRDSIGRSWQCGTIQVDFTLPERFDIVYVGEDGERHRPVMIHRAMLGSIERFIGVLTEHCAGAYPVWLAPVQARLLNVTDAQLDFMKKAEAFFLARGIRIDADNRNEKLGYKIREAQVEKIPFMLVIGDKEVDAGCVNIRFRDGDDPGMVTLEEAAQLILDAARAPFEAGGMSYSFSG
- a CDS encoding tetratricopeptide repeat protein; translated protein: MEQFDNIDEYIADLKGKLEVNPTCGNTHYNLGVAYLTRRDFVEAEREFLDAVAHSPRMAEGYVQLGGIALQRDDMESCLNYNVQATQQRPFFAVPWGNIGFVYMQLGEHDKAHKALKKALKLDPEFAQAQATMSTLLITMGDYEEADKILKVLLERQPNFGPAWNNKAIIDAHNGDWADAAVCIRKAEESGFEVLEDFKKEVEENNK
- a CDS encoding DVU0298 family protein, producing the protein MSRFRRTKKQVREILSASDWRDRLDELEACRPGDLVAPLLNLRLDKAEEVRWRSVTAFGLTADRLARASMEKARVLMRTLMWYMNEESGNLGWGIPHFMAEAMVRNDRVAKEFHKILSSYIFCDEKCDGNFLDHPELRRDVYWGLARLAGARPELVAPSERFLIAGLDDEDAHNRAYAAWTLGLIKARAAKPGLEALRDDGNEIRTFRDGEIVDLTVGDLAREALERMG
- a CDS encoding methyltransferase domain-containing protein, which produces MYGVEINPTAIERVDDLLDKTWLIDLNKHDAWLEEEYEGFFNYILAPMSMEHTYDPWYVLKKFSKYLAPGGKLVVQTPNVQCWETIYRLLSGDFPYVSGGTWDYSHIRWYTLKSWIDIGFVAGFNVISMLPQIAGNPDLSHLEKRKEIKTLRLPPPETKSNYQPIDIVMPVDIKPIYNLFLAHAFVLLLEKDRDPEDYDPTPAGGYLESYRLNTPNFLADIAALAAHPIVPSSFSTVRKKAVTVAETLKMKAGKKE
- a CDS encoding MarR family winged helix-turn-helix transcriptional regulator, whose amino-acid sequence is MKITPEMQRLFSSLGFVLEKYVRVSKSPLTVAPDETLFPAEIHAVSWVAKNGPVGVTELGDAFGTTKGASSQMVGKLAERGFVQKEPDPEKRSRMLVTVTEKGRMAHERHMEFHMDHDRDFLQYLAALDTERFGVIEGFCRQMHVWMDSYLE